DNA from Cucurbita pepo subsp. pepo cultivar mu-cu-16 unplaced genomic scaffold, ASM280686v2 Cp4.1_scaffold000174, whole genome shotgun sequence:
AGTtgagataaaaattataaaatattagaaggaagaaggaagcttCGATGAGTAAACATGTTGTGCAATTAAGTAGAATTGGAGTCTGCTTATTACATACAGATAGCAACAACTGTGGTGAATTACAAACCCATTAAAGCATGGACTAAGCACATTGCTTCGCACAAGTGCATTTATCACCCAAGCAAAATCCGTCATCCCACTTCTCAAAAGAAATGCAAAGTTCAGCACACGTTTCTGCAATGCACGGTCCTATAAACGCATCGCTGTGTTTATAGCATGTCCGCCCCTCCGTCTGCACCACCATCCATCCTGCAAAAGTAACACAAACTTGTTCATACAAACAAAAACCTTCTTTTTAATACTATCTGTCAATCTAAATCAACATGGAGAAGCAGGAAGGATCAAGTACCAGAAGTAAGGGCTAGGAAGATGAACACCACAATTTTGAGATTTCTCAAGCTCTGTCCTGCcatacttttcttcaattattgcTTGCTACACGGGAATGTTTGGATATCGGTTCCCCATTTTATAGCAGCGAAACACCTCATCTNNNNNNNNNNNNNNNNNNNNNNNNNNNNNNNNNNNNNNNNNNNNNNNNNNNNNNNNNNNNNNNNNNNNNNNNNNNNNNNNNNNNNNNNNNNNNNNNNNNNNNNNNNNNNNNNNNNNNNNNNNNNNNNNNNNNNNNNNNNNNNNNNNNNNNNNNNNNNNNNNNNNNNNNNNNNNNNNNNNNNNNNNNNNNNNNNNNNNNNNNNNNNNNNNNNNNNNNNNNNNNNNNNNNNNNNNNNNNNNNNNNNNNNNNNNNNNNNNNNNNNNNNNNNNNNNNNNNNNNNNNNNNNNNNNNNNNNNNNNNNNNNNNNNNNNNNNNNNNNNNNNNNNNNNNNNNNNNNNNNNNNNNNNNNNNNNNNNNNNNNNNNNNNNNNNNNNNNNNNNNNNNNNNNNNNNNNNNNNNNNNNNNNNNNNNNNNNNNNNNNNNNNNNNNNNNNNNNNNNNNNNNNNNNNNNNNNNNNNNNNNNNNNNNNNNNNNNNNNNNNNNNNNNNNNNNNNNNNNNNNNNNNNNNNNNNNNNNNNNNNNNNNNNNNNNNNNNNNNNNNNNNNNNNNNNNNNNNNNNNNNNNNNNNNNNNNNNNNNNNNNNNNNNNNNNNNNNNNNNNNNNNNNNNNNNNNNNNNNNNNNNNNNNNNNNNNNNNNNNNNNNNNNNNNNNNNNNNNNNNNNNNNNNNNNNNNNNNNNNNNNNNNNNNNNNNNNNNNNNNNNNNNNNNNNNNNNNNNNNNNNNNNNNNNNNNNNNNNNNNNNNNNNNNNNNNNNNNNNNNNNNNNNNNNNNNNNNNNNNNNNNNNNNNNNNNNNNNNNNNNNNNNNNNNNNNNNNNNNNNNNNNNNNNNNNNNNNNNNNNNNNNNNNNNNNNNNNNNNNNNNNNNNNNNNNNNNNNNNNNNNNNNNNNNNNNNNNNNNNNNNNNNNNNNNNNNNNNNNNNNNNNNNNNNNNNNNNNNNNNNNNNNNNNNNNNNNNNNNNNNNNNNNNNNNNNNNNNNNNNNNNNNNNNNNNNNNNNNNNNNNNNNNNNNNNNNNNNNNNNNNNNNNNNNNNNNNNNNNNNNNNNNNNNNNNNNNNNNNNNNNNNNNNNNNNNNNNNNNNNNNNNNNNNNNNNNNNNNNNNNNNNNNNNNNNNNNNNNNNNNNNNNNNNNNNNNNNNNNNNNNNNNNNNNNNNNNNNNNNNNNNNNNNNNNNNNNNNNNNNNNNNNNNNNNNNNNNNNNNNNNNNNNNNNNNNNNNNNNNNNNNNNNNNNNNNNNNNNNNNNNNNNNNNNNNNNNNNNNNNNNNNNNNNNNNNNNNNNNNNNNNNNNNNNNNNNNNNNNNNNNNNNNNNNNNNNNNNNNNNNNNNNNNNNNNNNNNNNNNNNNNNNNNNNNNNNNNNNNNNNNNNNNNNNNNNNNNNNNNNNNNNNNNNaaaaaaaaaaaaaaaaaaaaaaaaaaaaaaaaaaaaaaaaaaaaaaaaatgaagagagatATTCTCACCACTGATGTGACCTAGCTTTAAATGtaacaaccctaaatttccacatgctactaacgtctcatgctcatctataatgcgaaaatataactcttacatgaacaaatgttagataaaacctgagtttttctttatttagattcacacgtttaCATTAATTCttcgtttgaccatttgacaaatacgtcgaatggattagcgAATTCTTAGACGGCAATTTTGTAGGgagtggcacagatttagttggccactctccaccaatttttaggataggttatatttaaataggaaatctatATTTCACAACCTGATTTCAAGTGCAGTCAAAATTTcaccttctctctctttgttatttttatgcattttattttttcttccaacaacctcttgtcgaagatttcctctcaccgagaAAAAGGGATTTCCCTGGCTaattatcgaaatccaacgagtggtatcagagccaagttgaagccatcggtgtatatcattgcggaggCGCCATcctatcaacaatcaagttgaatagctcaagtggttagagtgtcaacctaaaaacaaacaagtctcaggttcgagtagaagaaaatgcaaagtgcGAAAATAAGCACATCGTGTGGTCCATCCCGAGTAGGCTCACTCACTCCTCCATATCGCTGCCAAGTGCCGTGATGACGAGCGTCGAGGTGTCGTTGagcgagtgatcagggagaGACAACGACAGGCGTCGTTCAGTTATCCTCGTTAGTATAACGAGTGGACCTTGTTGATGCGGGAGAGACAACGACAGGCGTCGTTCAGTTATCCTCGTTAGTATAACGAGTGGACCTTGTTGATGCGCGCAAGGGGGTTATGGCACGCTCTCGAGTCAAAGGGATCGGCTGGCGTTCGCTGCCATATTACGATCTGTGCCCCCAGAGATgctgtcaattttttttttttaactgtaaTCGAAAAATTCGATGACACTAAGTCGCCACGAAGAGTTCGATCGACGCCGTGATGACGAGTGATCAGGGAGAGACAACGACAGGCGTCGTTCAGTTATCCTCGTTAGTATAACGAGTGGATCTTGTTGATGCGCGCAAGGGTTATGGCACGCTCTCGAGTCAAAGGGATCGGCTGGCGTTCGCTGCCATATTACGATCTGTGCCCCCAGAGATGctgtcaattatttttttttaactgtaaTCGAAAAATTCGATGACACTAAGACACTAAAAATCTATCATTTGTGGGTTTGGATTACAAAAttgtttgagttgggttgagttaaaataaataaaataaattataaaagcaACTGGTTTAtgtaaatttagttttaaaatatatatttttgtttaaaatataaaaatatatatatatatatatatatattttttttttattttgtttaatttcataatttcttttattatttcttctttcacaactttgtaaaatgaaattgaactttttattagatttttattaaaaaaaatgtaagaggATGGAAAACCTAGAAGAATATTAGAAAGCAATTGAATATCTCAAGTTGAAGAATTTAAAAGCCAAAAACTATCTCTTCCAAGCCATAATCGTCCAACTCTAGAAACCATTTTGAAGAAAGACACAACCAAGGATATTTGACACTCCTTGAAACATAAGTACCAGGGATCAGCGCCAAAAACTATCTCTTCCAAGCCATAGATCGTCCAACTCTAGAAACCATTTTGAAGAAAGACACAACCAAGGATATTTGACACTCCTTGAAACATAAGTACCAGGGATCAGCTCAAGTCAAACGTGCAAAGCTGCAGGCTCTTCGAAAATAGTGGAAGGTTCTTCGCAAGAAGACGGGAGAACCGGTGTCTAACTACTTTGCTCGAACTCTTACAATTGCtcatagaaagaaaattcatgGGGATGAGATGGCAAGTATTGACATAATATCCTAAGATCCATGACTTTTAAGTTGCCCgtggttttctttatttagtttttttacatttttactcaaattagttagttggattttcttttgacaatttgaCATGCACCCTCTTTCATGAATTACCATATTTTTCGCTAGCCATTTGAGCCATGTGTTTACCGAGGAGCCGGGAGTGGCTAGTGCTGCATCAACTCGATCTAACCAAATCGATTAACAATGGTCGATTGTATAGACTTGTCACGACGGACTTGTCACGTATCAACTCGAACTCTTATAATTGCccatagaaacaaaattcatgGGGAGAAGATGGCAAATATTAAcattatagaaaaatatcaTAAGATCTTTTGACTTCTCAGGTCTGTTAGATAAAAGCGAgtagttttctttatttagtttttttacaTTTCTACTCAAAATGAGTTAGttggattttcttttgataatttgacATAAATGGATTACCATATTTTTAGCTAGCCATCGGGAGTGGCTCaagttttagttttgttgGCCACTTGGGACATATTTAATATAGAATGGTTATTTAAATAGGTTAATCTAATGAGAAACAAGTTACCGTGtttcaacaataataaatcctaaatctttcattttcttcctccttctattattttcttgcaCTTTcggtttaattttcttcttccaacaaTGTTCTTCGGCTATTTTTCCTTCGCCAAAGGATTTCCTCTAAACAGTGGTGAATTGCTACatcaagtggtatcagagcaaggttTATCTACTGGTGATATATCATTGTGAAGGAGCCAAGTTGATTAGCTTTATTCGTTAGAATATCATTGATAGTAACCCTACAAGAACGCCAATGGAGACCCGACTCCAGCTAACGAAGGCCGGCACTATGACGGCAGTCGATGCCACCAATTACCGCAGCATTGTCAAGAGTCTGCGCTATCTAGTAAACACACGCCCTGACCTCGTCTATTCCGTTGGATACgtgagtaggtttatggaagcacctaggaAGGAGCATCTCGTGGCTGTCAAGCGCACCTTCAACGAAGCAGAGTACATCGCCGCTTCGACGGCAGCCACACAGGGGGTCTAGCTTGCGCGGCTGATGAAAGAACTCATCGGAAGAAAAAGTGATACACCAATGCTATAtgtggacaacaaagctacgatctccctgatcaaaaatccagttttgcacgacTGGAGCAAGAACATAAAGATCAGGTACCATTACATCCGGGAGTGTGCAGACCGAGGGCTAatcaagattgacttcatcCAAACAGAGGAACACCTTGGAGACATCTTCACCTAATGTCTGGCGCGGCTAAAATTTGAGGAACTATgctcaaagatcggagttcaaaaGGAACTATGCTCAAAGATCGTTGATCAAAAGGAACTATGCTCAAAGATCGGTGATCAAAAGGAACTATGCTCAAAGATCGGTGATCgaagttcaaataataaggtagatatagttttaggaggagattgctATAATAAGGTAATATagttttaggaggagattgttagataaaagcaggtggttttctttatttagttttatgttatgtttttaCTCAAATTAGTTAGTTGAATACAATTTTACATACTGTCGAATGTTTTTACTCGCATTAGTTAGTTGAATACAATTTTACATACTGTCGAATGTTTTTactcaaattaattagttgaatACAATTTTACGAATGGATTACCCTATTTTTAGTTTGCCATTTGAGCCAGGTTTATCGGGAGTGGAGCTTGTTTGACATTATTAGAGTagaattgttatttaaatatttaaatataaagagaAACAAATTACCGTGTTTCAGCAACAATAAAAGCCAAATCTTTCGTTCTCTTCCTCCTTCTGTTATTTTCTCCCactttctgttttttttttcttcttccaacatttttcttttgatatgGATTCCTTATCCATTGATGAGTTACAAAGTAGTCTCTTAGTGCACGAGCAATACATGAATGACCATGTTTGTGAGGAAGAACAAGCTCTAAAAGTCACACATGAAGGAAATTTTAGCaatagaggaagaagacgtgGTGGCTTTCGAGGACGACGTAGAGGAAGAGGTCGACAAAGCTTTGATAGATCAACTGTGGAATGTTACAACTGCCATGGATTAGGACATTACCAATATGAGTGTCCTAGAAGAGAGAATGACATTGCAAATTATGATAGGATATTACCAATATGAGTGTCCTAGAAGAGAGAATGACATTGCAAANTCTCTTCCTCCTTCGGTTATTTTCTAGcactttctatttttttttttctttcttccaacatttttcttttgatatgGATTCCTTATCCAGTGATGAGTTACAAAGTAGTCTCTTAGTGCACGAGCAATGCATGAATGACCATGTTTGTGAGGAAGAACAAGCTCTAAAAGTCACACATGAAGGAAATTTTAGCaatagaggaagaagacgtgGTGGCTTTCGAGGACGACGTAGAGGAAGAGGTCGACAAAGCTTTGATAGATCAACTGTGGAATGTTACAACTGCCATGGATTAGGACATTACCAATATGAGTGTCCTAGAAGAGAGAATGACATTGCAAATTATGATAGGATATTACCAATATGAGTGTCCTAGAAGAGAGAATGACATTGCAAATTATGCAAAAACCAATGAAGAGATGCTATTAATGACTTATGTAGATGAGGCATTCTCAGATCTACCCGGCATTGGCATAATTATGTCAAAACGTCATACacttatgaaatataaaaaaggaacTAGACATCATGAAAGCGATAAAGGAAAGTACTAAAGTGATACAACCCAAGGGGTTGGGTATGCGGCCATGGAAAAtacgccttggacaagcatgactgtgacatCCTCTCCCacttaattggttgacgtccccATCAACCATCTCAAATTTTCGAACTCTTCTATCTAAACTACAGTCGAATTCAGTCGTCAATGCGCTCCCAGCTGATTTTTTCCAATGATAGCCGTTTCTAACTCATTAGGAATTCTTGCACGTTTTTCCTGGGGTTGTCAATGTGACATGTTCGTTCAACCATGAtctcttctacttcttttTTGCTTGTATCTTTCATAGTGACTGGGGATCGTGTCACTTCATTACGTTGATGTTCGTCACCTTCTGGATGGTATGGTTTCAAGCTACTTACATGGATGACAAGATGAATATTCGTAAGGACCGGACTAATGCGATGGCTTTAAAAAGACGTAAAttttttgtgaaataaaacaattaaaatttaaaacataatattcattatacaaaaatagtGCGCGCacattagtaatttaaaacaCGACATAATGGCTAAAACACGAATTACGAAACAGACAcaacatttgaaaataaaagggttGAAGACGACGGGTGAGGTTTGTCTATTGCACCTGCTCTAGATTCTCCTCCCGACCTCGACCAGCTCCTTGttacctgaaaaaaatggagaataaggaatgGGTACAAGACTTAGTAAGTAGcttacttgtaggctcttactcgtgtccttgatatgtTAGGATACCCCATTCtttctttgcttcttctttttcttgttgtaagtacctTTAGGCCTCTAATTCTTGTTTTTGACTTGGGATTCTTATCTTGATCTTTgttgaggaccttggtccttgaATTCTAAAACTTTGATTTTTCCTATAAGGGCCTTAGTACTATGGTTTTTTGGCTCTGGgtcttttgttcttggtttttctccttagaactaggatcttgatccatgttctagtgcttgatctttctcttgtttttggTACTTTCTGGGTTCTGCTATGTTTGTTCTCCAAGACCCCCCCCCCAGGATTTACAGCACTAGACATGCACCTGACAATcctatgtccaaggcttcatgcgttccaagcgacacagcCTTAATTtacgtccaaggcttcatgcgttccaagcgacgtagtcttACCGCATCTTGGGGCTTGCCCTTCGATACGGTCTGcttaacctatgcccaaggcttcatgctttccaagcggcatagtctgaaaacatacatccaaggcttcttacatTCCAAGAGATATAGTCTAATACTGCATCAAAggcttgccctataatacagtctgcttacgtacgctcaaggcttcatgcattccaagcagcgtagtctgaaaacctacatccaaggcttcttacgttccaagcgatgtagtctactactgcatcaagggcttgccGTATAATACAATCTGCTTACCTATGCTTAAGGATTTATTCATTCCAAGCAGCatagtctaagtcatgagcatgttgaaccgtgggaggtcttaagaggttcttgattcttggctaaggtaacttactctcttcttgtttcttcGTGGCCCTAGACTACTCCTCATggtagaccataaaggtcacttGCTCGGTGCATACTTAAATATGTCATCCTGCAAATCTTTTTGGTACCCATAACTTGGCGCAGGGCATCTCTTCTAGGTGAGGGAAACTTGAGgccaaacatgacatcctacaaaggaaacatggtgcagggcatcccacctagaagaggaatttTTGGGCCTTAGAAAGCACCGCTTGATGCGAGGTCATAGGTCACTTTGGGCATGGTTAGAgtattacctagcattcttgtgttttttagtttggggaccttggtccctcgtccttgagtggtacctagcattcttcttacttggGTAGTTGTAAAGCTTGTGTGGTGTTGTTCTTGGTcctcaatcttgtaagtttctaaggttcataatttcttggggcataagttgtaactttcatttgtaatcatatgaacccatcttaGCGTAAGTTGTTCTAGAAGGTAATAGATTCCTAGGGAGTTCTTTAGAGGGTTCCAGAAGAGTCTAGAGTCTTGTGGTGTTTCCTTTATTAGTTGTTTCTTGGgtcctaacttggtttaggttccaaacttgctCCAATCTATTTgaaatctcaaacatatcttcATGTCCTTCATAATAGACCTTACAAGAAGTAGCAAATCATTTGGATCATTTGGAGCAAATATAaaccttcaatttttcataagtagtcctaggggcattttggtaatttaacCCCcaaattcttggttttgctaccTAACATGTTCCAATGACTTTCAAACTTCACCACATCTTAAACATCATAAACTAAAATCTATTACagagtttcatagcatttggaggtcatctaggtcatgaaccgtATGAAGATATCCtaaggggcattatggtcattttacaccttttcttggtttacctacttatctttatccaatgaccaccaaaaTTCATACATGATCTCAACATACTATAATATGctcaacattaaaatttcataggcagCAGATGTAACGACCagaatttttttactttatttaaggtcgctactgtatatatatatcataaacattgaatgcagaaatacttcatttaaattccataNTGTAACGACCagaaattttctactttatttaaggtcgctactgtatatatatatcataaacattgaaggcagaaatacttcatttaaattccataaaccataacatttatcttaaaacacagccatgaaCTTATGCGTTtcgaaaacacctttaaaatgacacaacaaaaggctaaataaaataaataaacgtttaaattaaaaacatcatattttagcccaagtctaagaaaataaatagcactaccctatgcatgtgccatggtctcgagttgcaaTGTCGTTATCAGTCGTACAAGAATGtattgcctttacctgaaaaatatagtagcacatggcttgagtatttaaagaaatactcagtaagtgaccccactgttgggggTTAAAATCAGGAACATGTGAATGCAATGgcgggacctatcatttaaatccattttcctacggtactgTCCTAAAAGGtaatttggatgtgtaccatatactctacacacagcccatacgtgcgagtatggactcaccagtcagttcgcacactgcTGAGCCACCTTTCTTGTCAGGCAAGCATACTCTAGGAGCTTCTTAGGccagacacccgttagaactagtaaccgtcatgGCAACATTAGGTTAACCACAATGATCGTACCCCTGCCTAACCTTcgcagcattatgataaacataatgattgtATTCCTGCTCGGTCATCGCAGCATTATGATAACCATAATGATCGTATTCCTGCCTCGTAACGTACGCGTCCATACTATCGTGAAGGgtaaggggtatcccccaatgcatgagcacagaataatgcatgaagtcccaacatttttcattttcattatcatttaatacaacctcGCTAGCACTCCGTATatctcatatcatttttcatatcacttatcatatctttcatgcatacactagggttacatttcatgctagttcgtcgttttgcatgtcaatNTatctcatatcatttttcatatcatttatcatatctttcatgcatatgtcgaggttgtatttcatgctagctcgtcgttttgcatgtcaatcatatcataaaatttggcatgttaagattatatatgaaatttggtggttaTTGGATTaggttaattagctaaaccaagcAACGATGTAAAATGACTACAATGCCCCTAAAGAAATTTATCCTAAGGTTCAAACCAAGTTTTANTtatcaatttatcataatctCATCCCTTCTATTtatatcctaaccatattcttttattaatctCTAATATTCATAGCACTTCGAGGCGTAACCGTTTAATGTTTTGTGAATACATCTTACTtctatcgttacattacgtttagtgcatccttctcgtatcatatctcaaacatatcattgaacacatcacACCATAAATATTATcgtacaattcacatattatagcataacataaacataatataagcatatcgattcacag
Protein-coding regions in this window:
- the LOC111784219 gene encoding defensin-like protein 5 encodes the protein MAGQSLRNLKIVVFIFLALTSGWMVVQTEGRTCYKHSDAFIGPCIAETCAELCISFEKWDDGFCLGDKCTCAKQCA